In Oncorhynchus tshawytscha isolate Ot180627B linkage group LG23, Otsh_v2.0, whole genome shotgun sequence, the following proteins share a genomic window:
- the LOC112223169 gene encoding protein cornichon homolog 4 isoform X1, translating to MEAAVFILSLVDCCALIFLAVYFVITLSDLECDYINARACCSKLNRWVVPELVGQALATVLMLVSLHWFVFLLNLPVATWNMYRVWKVPMGNMGVFDPTEIHNRGQLKSHMKESMIKLGFHLLCFFIYLYSMILALIND from the exons ATGGAGGCGGCTGTGTTCATTCTATCGCTGGTCGATTGCTGTGCTTTGATTTTTCTGGCGGTGTACTTC GTAATTACCCTCTCCGATCTAGAATGTGACTACATCAATGCACGAGCCTGCTGTTCGAAGTTAAACAGA TGGGTTGTACCAGAGCTGGTAGGCCAGGCCCTGGCAACAGTGCTGATGCTTGTCTCCCTGCACTGGTTTGTCTTCCTACTCAACCTGCCTGTGGCCACCTGGAACATGTACAG GGTTTGGAAGGTGCCCATGGGAAACATGGGGGTGTTTGACCCCACTGAAATCCACAACCGGGGACAACTAAAGTCTCACATGAAAGAGTCCATGATCAAACTCGGCTTCCACCTGCTCTGCTTCTTCATCTACCTGTACAG CATGATCCTGGCACTGATCAACGATTGA
- the LOC112223169 gene encoding protein cornichon homolog 4 isoform X2 — MLVSLHWFVFLLNLPVATWNMYRVWKVPMGNMGVFDPTEIHNRGQLKSHMKESMIKLGFHLLCFFIYLYSMILALIND; from the exons ATGCTTGTCTCCCTGCACTGGTTTGTCTTCCTACTCAACCTGCCTGTGGCCACCTGGAACATGTACAG GGTTTGGAAGGTGCCCATGGGAAACATGGGGGTGTTTGACCCCACTGAAATCCACAACCGGGGACAACTAAAGTCTCACATGAAAGAGTCCATGATCAAACTCGGCTTCCACCTGCTCTGCTTCTTCATCTACCTGTACAG CATGATCCTGGCACTGATCAACGATTGA